The Oreochromis niloticus isolate F11D_XX linkage group LG2, O_niloticus_UMD_NMBU, whole genome shotgun sequence genome includes a region encoding these proteins:
- the slc9a6a gene encoding sodium/hydrogen exchanger 6a: protein MVFKVTVSSARRATRTLWLLVLVSLPVCISVCRASSPQEDSAMENIVTEKKAEESHRQDSADLLIFILLLTLTILTIWLFKHRRFRFLHETGLAMIYGLIVGVILRYGIHVPRDVSNITLNCQVNASPATLLVNVSGKFYEYTLKGEINANEVNDVQDNEMLRKVTFDPEVFFNILLPPIIFHAGYSLKRRHFFRNMGSILAYAFLGTVISCFIIGLLMYGCVTLMKQVGQLGGDFFFTDCLFFGAIVSATDPVTVLAIFNELQVDVDLYALLFGESVLNDAVAVVLSSSIVAYQPEGDNSHTFEVMALLKSFGIFLGVFSGSFALGVATGIVTALVTKFTKLRDFQLLETALFFLMSWSTFLLAEACGFTGVVAVLFCGITQAHYTYNNLSPESQDRTKQLFELLNFLAENFIFSYMGLTLFTFQNHVFNPMFIVGAFVALFIGRAANIYPLSFLLNLGRRNKIRSNFQHMMMFAGLRGAMTFALSIRDTATYARQMMFSTTLLVVFFTVWICGGGTTQMLSCQRIRVGVDSDQDNSISVGEGSERRSTKQESAWLFRIWYNFDHNYLKPILTHSGPPLTATLPPCCGPLARFLTSPQAFENECQLKDDDSDLILRDGDISLTYGDITVSTDASGAHTSGGLAFAGASTSDDLDRELAYGDHELVMRGTRLVLPMDDSEPSFTEPHHRMRM from the exons ATGGTGTTTAAAGTGACTGTCAGCAGTGCCCGGAGGGCAACAAGGACGCTGTGGCTGCTCGTGCTAGTAAGCCTGCCTGTTTGCATCAGTGTTTGCCGAGCATCATCACCTCAGGAGGACAGTGCCATGGAGAACATCGTTACAGAGAAAAAGGCTGAGGAGAGCCACAGACAAGACAGCGCTGACCTGCTGATCTTTATCCTGCTCCTCACCCTCACCATCCTGACAATATGGTTGTTCAAACATCGGCGGTTCAGGTTTCTCCACGAAACCGGGCTGGCAATGATTTATG GCTTAATTGTTGGAGTGATTTTGCGTTATGGCATTCATGTTCCTCGGGATGTTAGCAACATCACCTTGAATTGCCAGGTCAATGCCAGCCCTGCCACTCTGCTGGTCAATGTAAGCGGCAAGTTCTACGAGTACACATTGAAAGGGGAGATCAATGCCAATGAAGTGAACGACGTGCAGGACAATGAGATGCTGCGCAAG gtgacctttgaccctgaagTGTTCTTCAATATTCTCCTACCGCCTATCATCTTCCATGCTGGCTACAGCTTAAAAAGG AGACATTTTTTTCGGAACATGGGATCCATCCTGGCTTACGCCTTTCTCGGGacagtcatttcctgttttattattgG GTTGCTGATGTATGGCTGTGTGACGCTAATGAAGCAGGTGGGCCAGCTGGGTGGAGACTTTTTCTTCACTGATTGCCTGTTTTTTGGGGCCATTGTCTCTGCCACAGACCCAG TGACAGTCCTGGCCATCTTTAATGAGCTGCAGGTAGATGTGGATCTCTACGCATTACTGTTTGGAGAGAGTGTGCTTAATGATGCCGTGGCCGTGGTTCTGTCCTC CTCTATAGTAGCATATCAACCAGAAGGAGACAACAGCCACACCTTTGAGGTTATGGCGCTGTTGAAGTCTTTTGGGATTTTCCTGGGAGTTTTCAGTGGCTCATTTGCACTAGGAGTCGCCACCGGAATCGTCACTGCTCTC GTAACTAAATTTACCAAGCTGCGAGATTTCCAGCTGTTGGAGACAGCTCTGTTCTTTCTCATGTCATGGAGTACATTTTTACTGGCTGAGGCTTGTGGTTTCACAG GTGTGGTAGCAGTACTCTTCTGTGGAATCACTCAGGCCCATTACACCTACAACAATCTGTCTCCTGAGTCTCAGGACAGAACCAAGCAG ctgtttgaactTTTAAATTTCCTGGCAGAGAACTTCATTTTCTCCTACATGGGACTGACCCTTTTCACGTTCCAAAACCATGTCTTCAATCCGATGTTCATCGTTGGAGCTTTT GTAGCATTATTCATAGGAAGAGCCGCTAACATCTACCCTCTCTCCTTCCTTCTTAATCTGGGACGACGCAACAAGATCAGATCCAACTTCCAGCACATGATGATGTTTGCAG GCCTGCGAGGTGCAATGACCTTTGCACTGTCCATCAGGGACACTGCAACATATGCTCGTCAGATGATGTTTTCCACCACTCTGCTCGTGGTGTTCTTCACTGTATGGATTTGTGGGGGTGGTACCACTCAGATGCTGTCCTGCCAGCGCATACG TGTGGGAGTGGACTCGGATCAAGATAACTCT ATAAGTGTTGGTGAAGGTTCGGAGAGAAGGAGCACCAAACAAGAAAGTGCCTGGCTTTTCAGAATTTGGTACAACTTTGACCACAA CTACCTGAAGCCCATCCTGACTCACAGTGGCCCCCCTCTCACAGCCACGCTCCCTCCCTGCTGCGGCCCCCTCGCCCGCTTCCTCACCAGccctcaggcctttgag AATGAATGCCAGCTGAAGGATGACGACTCTGACCTCATCCTGAGAGACGGTGACATCAGCCTGACATATGGCGACATCACAGTCAGTACAGACGCCAGTGGCGCCCACACTAGCGGCGGCCTGGCCTTTGCTGGCGCTTCCACCTCTGATGACTTGGACAGAGAGTTAGCATACGGAGATCACGAGCTGGTGATGAGGGGCACGCGCCTGGTGCTGCCCATGGACGACTCTGAGCCATCCTTCACAGAGCCCCACCACCGCATGCGGATGTGA
- the taf7 gene encoding transcription initiation factor TFIID subunit 7, with the protein MTSKLKVGKVGSKSKEDAPYELESQFVLRLPSEYASTVRRIAQSSSMNMKDRLTIELHPDGRHGIVRVDRVPLACKLVDLPCMIESLKTVDKKTFYKTADVCQMLVCTLDGDLYPPLEEPTGTDPKTKKKDKDKDKKFVWNHGITCPLKNTRKRRFRKTAKKKYIESPDVEKEVKRLLSTDAEAVSVRWEVIAEDESKEADQHSSLANLDSSPGTSGHKMGHGSSVQHDELREIFNDISSSSEDEEDEGDRHEDEDLNIMDTEDDLVQQLQDKLNESDSAQNESDRNNQIVMEYQVQINNIKAKLQETRARKKQQEELIMKVENQALKNRFQALLDEIIQQEEREMEQLASLQEQLDSLIEK; encoded by the exons ATGACATCTAAACTGAAAG TTGGGAAGGTCGGTTCCAAGAGTAAGGAGGATGCCCCTTATGAGTTGGAGAGCCAGTTTGTCCTTAGGCTTCCTTCG GAGTATGCCTCAACAGTAAGAAGGATTGCACAGTCTAGCAGTATGAACATGAAGGACAGACTCACCATTGAGTTGCACC CTGATGGTCGTCATGGCATAGTTAGAGTAGACCGTGTTCCTTTGGCCTGCAAACTGGTTGATCTGCCCTGCATGATTGAGTCACTCAAAACGGTGGATAAGAAGACGTTTTACAAGACTGCAGATGTCTGCCAG ATGCTCGTGTGTACACTAGATGGAGACCTTTACCCCCCTTTGGAAGAGCCAACTGGCACTGACCCTAAGACCAAAAAGAAGGATAAAGACAAGGACAAGAAATTTGTTTGGAATCACGGCA TCACCTGCCCTCTGAAGAACACGCGCAAGAGGAGATTTCGGAAGACTGCGAAAAAAAAG TACATTGAATCTCCTGATGTGGAAAAGGAAGTGAAGAGATTGCTGAGCACAGATGCTGAGGCTGTCAGCGTCC GATGGGAGGTTATCGCAGAGGATGAGTCCAAGGAAGCAGATCAACACAGCTCTCTGGCCAACCTGGATTCCTCACCTGGGACCTCAGGACACAAGATGGGTCATGGGTCCTCTg TCCAGCATGATGAACTGAGGGAGATCTTCAATGACATCAGCAGCTCAAGTGAGGACGAGGAGGACGAAGGGGACCGGCATGAAGACGAGGACCTGAATATCATGGACACAGAGGATGATCTGGTCCAACAGCTCCAGGACAAACTTAACGAGTCTGATTCTGCACAGAATGAAAGTGATAGAAACAACCAGATAG TTATGGAGTACCAGGTGCAGATCAACAACATTAAGGCCAAGCTTCAGGAAACTCGTGCCCGCAAGAAACAGCAGGAGGAGCTCATCATGAAAGTGGAAAACCAGGCCCTCAAA AACCGTTTCCAGGCCTTGTTGGATGAGATTATTCAGCAGGAGGAGCGGGAGATGGAGCAG CTGGCCTCCCTGCAGGAGCAGCTGGACTCACTGATAGAGAAgtga